The following coding sequences lie in one Lolium perenne isolate Kyuss_39 chromosome 2, Kyuss_2.0, whole genome shotgun sequence genomic window:
- the LOC127329513 gene encoding uncharacterized protein: MEGDMIAAFQAEYEEEMLNEEPEPRRPRRRREFIRRDRSGAHDRLFEDYFADDCNYPPSYFRRRGEAPVVNFTVNGHEYNYGYYLADGIYPSWPVFMKGVTLPQSEKQRVFTAAQSAWRKDVECAFGVLKARFNILAVPGRSYSKRTLGLIMRAYVILHNMIIDDERGTNLENNYETVESNVGPAIHNHAPPSLAARIQMDSEMKDSPMYTQLQHDLIEHVWANA; the protein is encoded by the exons ATGGAGGGTGATATGATCGCTGCATTCCAGGCGGAGTATGAGGAGGAGATGCTCAACGAGGAGCCGGAGCCAAGACGGCCGCGACGCCGCCGAGAGTTCATTAGGCGTGATCGTTCGGGTGCCCACGATCGGCTCTTcgaggactacttcgccgacgactgCAATTATCCTCCGAGCTACTTTCGGCGAAG GGGAGAAGCACCCGTAGTGAACTTCACGGTGAATGGACACGAGTACAACTATGGTTACTACCTTGCCGACGGCATCTACCCCTCTTGGCCAGTGTTCATGAAAGGTGTTACTCTTCCACAAAGTGAAAAGCAGCGAGTGTTCACTGCTGCTCAATCAGCTTGGCGCAAAGATGTCGAGTGTGCCTTTGGAGTGCTGAAGGCTAGGTTCAACATTCTAGCAGTTCCGGGACGCTCCTACTCGAAGCGTACTCTTGGGTTGATCATGCGTGCATATGTCattctgcacaacatgatcatcgacgatGAGCGTGGTACAAATTTGGAGAACAACTATGAGACAGTTGAGTCCAATGTCGGCCCTGCAATACACAACCATGCACCACCAAGCCTAGCAGCCAGGATTCAGATGGACAGCGAAATGAAGGACTCACCGATGTATACACAGCTCCAGCATGATTTGATTGAGCATGTGTGGGCTAATGCCtag